The following coding sequences lie in one Lysobacter capsici genomic window:
- a CDS encoding SRPBCC domain-containing protein, producing the protein MARITPTLALAIGLFASCTAAPAAVKDVAANGFTIENERTVPIDPATAWNALVGEVDRWWPKDHTWWGAGSTLSIDPRAGGCFCEIGRDGKQQALHMTVAFVDPGKTLRLLGGLGPLQGMGLSGAMEFRLAPARQGGTRITLFYRAGGYTPDDLSKFVPVIDKVQGLQLAGLADYLNKPAGAPKPKADATP; encoded by the coding sequence ATGGCGCGAATCACACCCACCCTGGCCCTGGCGATCGGCCTGTTCGCGAGCTGCACGGCCGCTCCGGCCGCGGTCAAGGACGTCGCCGCGAACGGCTTCACGATCGAGAACGAACGCACGGTGCCGATCGACCCGGCTACCGCGTGGAATGCTTTGGTCGGCGAGGTCGATCGCTGGTGGCCCAAGGACCACACGTGGTGGGGCGCCGGCTCCACCCTGAGCATCGACCCGCGCGCCGGCGGCTGTTTCTGCGAAATCGGCCGCGACGGCAAACAGCAGGCGCTGCACATGACCGTGGCCTTCGTCGATCCCGGCAAGACCCTGCGCCTGCTCGGCGGGCTCGGCCCGCTGCAGGGCATGGGCCTGAGCGGGGCGATGGAATTCCGGCTCGCGCCGGCCCGGCAAGGCGGCACCCGCATCACCTTGTTCTACCGCGCCGGTGGCTACACCCCCGACGATCTGAGCAAGTTCGTGCCGGTGATCGACAAGGTCCAGGGCCTGCAACTGGCCGGGCTCGCCGATTACCTGAACAAGCCGGCGGGTGCGCCCAAACCGAAGGCGGACGCGACCCCATGA
- a CDS encoding glutathione S-transferase has protein sequence MIKVHHLNNSRSQRVLWLLEELELPYEVIRYQRDPKTMLAPKELRAIHPLGKSPVVELDGQVLAESAAIIETLTERYDSEHRVSPPLQPLEGEERMRYRYWLHYAEGSAMPPLLLSLVFSRLKQAPMPFFVKPVARGIADKALSSFVGPQLKLHLDYIESELGQRAWFAGERFTAADIQMSFPVEAAMARAKDGQRPRMQAFVERIQARPAYQRALEKGGPYSLLS, from the coding sequence ATGATCAAGGTTCATCACCTCAACAATTCCCGCTCGCAGCGCGTGTTGTGGCTGCTGGAAGAGCTCGAGCTGCCGTACGAGGTGATCCGCTACCAGCGCGATCCCAAGACCATGCTGGCGCCGAAGGAATTGCGCGCGATCCATCCGCTGGGCAAATCGCCGGTGGTCGAACTCGACGGCCAGGTGCTGGCCGAATCGGCGGCGATCATCGAAACCCTGACCGAACGCTACGACAGCGAGCACCGGGTGTCGCCGCCGCTGCAACCGCTGGAGGGCGAGGAGCGCATGCGCTATCGCTACTGGCTGCATTACGCCGAGGGTTCGGCGATGCCGCCGCTGCTGCTCAGCCTGGTGTTCTCGCGGCTCAAGCAGGCGCCGATGCCGTTCTTCGTCAAGCCGGTGGCGCGCGGCATCGCCGACAAGGCGCTGTCCTCGTTCGTCGGGCCGCAGCTGAAGCTGCACCTGGACTACATCGAAAGCGAACTGGGTCAGCGCGCGTGGTTCGCCGGCGAACGCTTCACCGCGGCCGACATCCAGATGAGCTTTCCGGTCGAAGCGGCGATGGCGCGGGCGAAGGACGGCCAGCGTCCGCGCATGCAGGCCTTCGTCGAGCGCATCCAGGCCCGGCCCGCGTATCAGCGCGCGCTGGAGAAGGGCGGGCCGTATTCGTTGCTGAGCTGA
- a CDS encoding MFS transporter yields the protein MSESDPSAAATAAASGHPASAAQRAPIGAVERLSTRIAFFIAGLAMAAWAPLVPYAKARTGVDDGTLGLLLLALGAGSLVTMPLTGAIAGRYGCRRVILLASAVVCASLPLLAHFSDVPSMALTLFVFGAAIGSIDVAINIQAVIVEKASGRALMSGFHGFFSVGGIAGAGLVSAMLWWQVAPLNAALGIAVLLALLMLFGGRGLLRYGDDSHGGGSMFVLPHGIVIVLGVLCFIVFLAEGAMLDWSALLLVSQRAVDASVAGIGYAVFAAAMTIGRFNGDRIVQRFGPRPILMVGGACAAAGFLLAALVPSATATLIGFALVGFGCSNIVPVLFTAAGNQKAMPSGPAISAISTLGYAGILTGPAGIGWIAKISSLPLAFVVLGLALIAVAASARIVAARR from the coding sequence ATGAGCGAATCCGACCCCAGCGCCGCCGCCACGGCCGCCGCATCCGGCCATCCAGCCAGCGCCGCACAGCGCGCACCGATCGGCGCAGTCGAGCGCCTGTCGACCCGCATCGCCTTCTTCATCGCCGGACTGGCGATGGCTGCGTGGGCGCCTCTGGTGCCTTACGCAAAAGCGCGCACCGGCGTCGACGACGGCACCCTGGGCCTGCTGCTGCTCGCACTGGGCGCCGGTTCGCTGGTGACCATGCCGCTGACCGGCGCGATCGCCGGCCGCTACGGTTGCCGCCGGGTGATCCTGCTGGCCAGCGCGGTGGTGTGCGCGAGCCTGCCGCTGCTCGCGCATTTCTCCGACGTGCCATCGATGGCGCTGACCTTGTTCGTGTTCGGCGCGGCGATCGGCAGCATCGACGTGGCGATCAACATCCAGGCGGTGATCGTCGAAAAAGCCAGCGGCCGCGCGCTGATGTCGGGGTTCCATGGCTTTTTCAGCGTCGGCGGCATCGCCGGCGCGGGCCTGGTCAGCGCGATGCTGTGGTGGCAGGTCGCGCCGTTGAACGCGGCGCTGGGCATCGCGGTATTGCTCGCGCTGCTGATGCTGTTCGGCGGCCGCGGCCTGCTGCGCTATGGCGACGACAGCCACGGCGGCGGCTCGATGTTCGTGTTGCCGCATGGCATCGTGATCGTGCTCGGCGTGCTGTGTTTCATCGTGTTCCTGGCCGAGGGCGCGATGCTCGACTGGAGCGCGCTGCTGCTGGTGTCGCAGCGCGCGGTCGACGCGAGCGTGGCCGGCATCGGTTATGCGGTGTTCGCCGCGGCGATGACCATCGGCCGCTTCAACGGCGACCGCATCGTGCAGCGGTTCGGTCCGCGGCCGATTCTGATGGTGGGTGGGGCTTGCGCGGCGGCCGGGTTTCTTCTTGCCGCGCTGGTGCCTTCCGCGACTGCGACCTTGATCGGCTTTGCCTTGGTGGGTTTCGGCTGTTCCAACATCGTGCCGGTGCTGTTCACCGCCGCCGGCAACCAGAAGGCCATGCCGTCGGGTCCGGCGATCTCGGCGATCAGCACCTTGGGCTATGCCGGCATCCTCACCGGTCCGGCCGGGATCGGCTGGATCGCGAAGATCAGCAGCCTGCCGCTGGCGTTCGTGGTGCTGGGCCTGGCCTTGATCGCGGTCGCGGCCAGCGCGCGGATCGTCGCGGCCAGGCGCTGA
- a CDS encoding nucleotidyl transferase AbiEii/AbiGii toxin family protein, whose amino-acid sequence MSQISPPPSGYPSTFLLGGDQRPDIFDPALKHYGRAFRPGEPVFADGGDRRRWYEARASVIDHVLRTVAASPWRARLLLRGSVLLHAFIGEKARTPGDIDWVVLPAHLKSDDAQADTMLEELTARVLAEPIAGPARLHAEPIGRDEIWTYERADGIRLSFVWSVEGLPAGTIQLDFVFGEKLPQEPVVTAVPAASGEPIYLLGASAELSLAWKILWLETDSYPQGKDLYDAVMLAEHTVLSMDLLRQVLDMNKDWISQGRVFGMSSVMEWQIDWKNFQREYPWVQGDLESWRQRLIQSVIVTRSA is encoded by the coding sequence ATGAGCCAGATCAGCCCGCCGCCTTCCGGCTATCCCAGCACCTTCCTGCTCGGCGGCGATCAGCGCCCGGATATTTTCGATCCGGCGCTGAAACATTACGGCCGCGCATTCCGCCCCGGCGAGCCGGTGTTCGCCGACGGCGGCGACCGGCGCCGCTGGTACGAAGCGCGCGCCTCGGTGATCGATCACGTGCTGCGCACCGTCGCGGCCTCGCCCTGGCGCGCACGCCTGCTGCTGCGCGGAAGCGTGCTGCTGCATGCGTTCATCGGCGAGAAGGCGCGCACGCCCGGCGATATCGATTGGGTGGTGCTGCCGGCGCACCTCAAATCCGACGACGCCCAGGCCGATACGATGCTGGAGGAGCTGACCGCGCGTGTGCTCGCCGAGCCGATCGCCGGACCGGCGCGACTGCATGCCGAGCCGATCGGACGCGACGAGATCTGGACCTACGAACGCGCCGACGGCATCCGCCTGAGCTTCGTGTGGTCGGTCGAAGGGCTGCCGGCCGGGACGATCCAGCTCGATTTCGTGTTCGGCGAAAAACTGCCGCAGGAACCGGTGGTCACGGCGGTCCCGGCCGCATCGGGCGAGCCGATCTATCTGCTGGGCGCCAGCGCCGAGTTGTCGTTGGCCTGGAAGATCCTGTGGCTGGAGACCGACAGCTATCCGCAGGGCAAGGACCTGTACGACGCGGTGATGCTGGCCGAGCACACGGTGTTGTCGATGGACCTGCTGCGGCAAGTGCTGGACATGAACAAGGACTGGATCTCGCAGGGCAGGGTGTTCGGGATGTCCAGCGTGATGGAGTGGCAGATCGACTGGAAGAATTTCCAGCGCGAATATCCCTGGGTGCAGGGCGATCTCGAGTCCTGGCGGCAGCGCCTGATCCAGTCGGTGATCGTCACGCGCAGCGCTTGA
- a CDS encoding protein adenylyltransferase SelO translates to MHALRFDNAFVRELPGDPDTAPGIRQVHGALYSRVEPTPVQAPRVLAYSAEMAATLGLDAEDIASDTFAAVFGGNALLDGMEPYAANYGGHQFGQWAGQLGDGRAISLGETVNAAGERWELQLKGAGPTPYSRSADGRAVLRSSIREFLCSEAMHHLGVPTTRALSLVGTGESVVRDMFYDGHPQAEPGAIVCRVAPSFIRFGNFELPASRGENEVLRQLLDFCIRRDFPHLSGEGEALYARWFFEVCERTAVLMAHWQRVGFVHGVMNTDNLSILGLTIDYGPYGWVDNYDPDWTPNTTDAGRRRYRFGQQPQVAYWNLSRLAGALSPLIAVERLQDGLRGFVEAYNQAERDSIARKLGLRECGDGDVALMQELREWLQMHEVDMTIFFRALALIDVEHETFDVGVFADAYYDPDKAGAGEPALRAWLARYAARAREDAMPAAQRVERMNAANPRYVLRNYLAQQAIDRAEQGDFDGIAELLEVMRRPYQDQPGREAFAAKRPDWAREKAGCSMLSCSS, encoded by the coding sequence ATGCACGCACTGCGATTCGACAACGCCTTCGTCCGCGAACTGCCCGGCGACCCGGACACCGCGCCGGGCATCCGCCAGGTGCATGGCGCCCTGTACTCGCGGGTCGAACCCACGCCGGTGCAGGCGCCGCGCGTGCTGGCGTATTCGGCCGAAATGGCCGCGACCCTCGGGCTGGACGCCGAGGACATCGCCAGCGACACCTTCGCCGCGGTGTTCGGCGGCAATGCGTTACTAGACGGCATGGAGCCGTACGCGGCCAATTACGGCGGCCATCAGTTCGGCCAATGGGCCGGGCAGCTCGGCGACGGCCGCGCGATCTCGCTCGGCGAAACCGTCAACGCGGCCGGCGAGCGCTGGGAACTGCAACTCAAGGGCGCCGGACCGACCCCGTACTCGCGCAGCGCCGATGGCCGCGCGGTGCTGCGTTCGTCGATACGCGAATTCCTGTGCAGCGAGGCCATGCATCACCTCGGCGTGCCGACCACGCGCGCGCTGAGTCTGGTCGGCACCGGCGAATCGGTGGTCCGCGACATGTTCTACGACGGCCATCCGCAGGCCGAACCGGGCGCGATCGTGTGCCGGGTCGCACCGTCGTTCATCCGCTTCGGCAATTTCGAACTGCCGGCCTCGCGCGGCGAAAACGAAGTGCTGCGGCAATTGCTCGATTTCTGCATCCGTCGCGATTTTCCGCATCTGTCGGGCGAGGGCGAGGCGCTGTATGCGCGCTGGTTCTTCGAGGTGTGCGAACGCACCGCGGTGCTGATGGCGCATTGGCAGCGGGTCGGCTTCGTGCATGGGGTGATGAACACCGACAACCTGTCCATTCTCGGCCTGACCATCGATTACGGTCCCTACGGCTGGGTCGACAACTACGACCCGGACTGGACTCCGAATACCACCGACGCCGGTCGCCGTCGTTATCGCTTCGGTCAGCAGCCGCAGGTGGCGTACTGGAACCTGAGCCGACTGGCGGGGGCCTTGTCGCCGTTGATCGCGGTGGAACGATTGCAGGACGGGCTGCGTGGTTTCGTCGAGGCCTACAACCAGGCCGAGCGCGACAGCATCGCGCGCAAGCTCGGCCTGCGCGAATGCGGCGACGGCGATGTCGCGCTGATGCAGGAACTGCGCGAATGGCTGCAGATGCATGAGGTCGACATGACGATTTTCTTCCGTGCGCTGGCGCTGATCGATGTCGAGCATGAAACGTTTGATGTGGGCGTGTTCGCCGATGCGTACTACGACCCCGACAAGGCCGGCGCGGGCGAGCCGGCCTTGCGCGCGTGGCTGGCGCGTTACGCCGCGCGTGCGCGCGAGGATGCGATGCCGGCGGCGCAGCGGGTCGAGCGCATGAACGCGGCGAACCCGCGCTATGTGCTGCGCAATTATCTGGCCCAGCAAGCGATCGATCGGGCCGAACAAGGCGATTTCGACGGCATCGCCGAACTGCTCGAGGTGATGCGGCGGCCGTATCAGGATCAGCCCGGGCGCGAGGCGTTCGCGGCGAAGCGGCCGGATTGGGCGCGGGAGAAGGCGGGGTGTTCGATGTTGTCTTGCAGTTCTTGA
- a CDS encoding DeoR/GlpR family DNA-binding transcription regulator: protein MSAEELLPQQRHRLILERLLAQGRVIAVDLARELEVSHDTIRRDLREMAAAGQCRRVYGGALPLAPDNGPIALRQTQAPGRKAALARVAVGLIERGQLIFLDAGSTNIAIAQALPHGYGLTVATNAPAIAAVLALREDLQLIVIGGRVDARIGASLGAVAIRDAQAIRGDMYFAGVCGADAQAGISALDYEDAQFKQAVAGASRAVVAVATDEKLGTAAPFAVAAAEDLHALVIERGADAAQSRAFEGLGVRVVRAEAVA, encoded by the coding sequence ATGTCCGCCGAAGAACTGCTGCCGCAGCAGCGCCACCGCCTGATCCTCGAGCGCCTGTTGGCCCAGGGCCGGGTGATCGCGGTCGATCTGGCGCGCGAACTGGAGGTCTCGCACGACACCATCCGCCGCGATCTGCGCGAAATGGCGGCCGCCGGCCAATGCCGGCGCGTCTACGGCGGCGCCTTGCCGCTGGCGCCGGACAACGGCCCGATCGCGCTGCGCCAGACCCAGGCGCCGGGCCGCAAGGCCGCGCTGGCGCGCGTCGCGGTCGGACTGATCGAGCGCGGCCAGCTGATCTTTCTCGATGCCGGTTCGACCAACATCGCCATCGCCCAGGCTTTGCCGCACGGCTACGGCCTCACCGTGGCGACCAATGCGCCGGCGATCGCGGCCGTGCTGGCGCTGCGCGAGGACCTGCAACTGATCGTGATCGGCGGCCGGGTCGACGCGCGAATCGGTGCGAGCCTGGGCGCGGTGGCGATCCGCGATGCGCAGGCGATCCGCGGCGACATGTACTTCGCCGGTGTCTGCGGCGCGGATGCGCAGGCCGGTATCAGCGCGCTCGACTACGAAGACGCGCAGTTCAAGCAGGCGGTCGCGGGGGCGAGTCGCGCGGTGGTGGCGGTGGCGACCGACGAAAAGCTCGGCACGGCCGCGCCGTTCGCGGTGGCGGCGGCCGAGGATCTGCATGCGCTGGTGATCGAGCGCGGCGCCGATGCGGCGCAGTCGCGCGCGTTCGAGGGCCTGGGCGTGCGGGTGGTGCGGGCGGAGGCGGTGGCGTGA
- a CDS encoding ATP-binding cassette domain-containing protein — MPLITVQNVDYSVGGPLLLENVELSIEPGERIALIGRNGAGKSTLMKLLAGEIHADDGEIRREGNVRIARLEQEVPPGATGTVFDVVADGLGELGHWLAEYHHLTHADTYDADAVADVQTKIEAANGWGLDQRVTETLDRLSLDGEGLFSGLSGGMKRRVLLARALVSSPDLLLLDEPTNHLDIEAIDWLEQFLKSWQGALLFVTHDRRFLRALATRIVEIDRGQVTSWPGDWANYVRRREERLHAESQENARFDKMLAQEEVWIRQGIKARRTRDEGRVRRLKAMRNERQARRDTVGNVRMEFAQSEASGRKVVEAKEVSFDYGGRIMLDNISTTIFRGDRIGLIGPNGSGKTTLLKVLLGDLQPTAGEVREGSKLQIAYFDQYRATLREDWNAIENVAEGREFVEVGGKQKHIIGYLQDFLFTPERARAPITRLSGGERNRLLLAKLFAQPSNLMVMDEPTNDLDVETLELLEELLGDYPGTLLLVSHDRDFLDNVVTSTLVMEGNGRVGEYVGGYSDWLRQRPVASIGASKGSLVAKGAGSKSEPEPVAAAPVVPAAPKRKLSYKDARELEQLPLKIEQLETRLAELTAQMNQPAFYQRDAAAINAHNASLAQTQVELDAAFARWAELDG, encoded by the coding sequence ATGCCTTTGATCACTGTCCAAAACGTCGACTACAGCGTCGGCGGCCCGCTCCTGCTCGAAAACGTCGAATTGTCCATCGAACCGGGCGAACGCATCGCCCTGATCGGTCGCAACGGCGCGGGCAAGTCCACGCTCATGAAGCTGCTCGCCGGCGAAATCCACGCCGACGACGGCGAGATTCGCCGCGAAGGCAACGTCCGCATCGCCCGGCTCGAACAGGAGGTCCCGCCCGGCGCGACCGGCACCGTGTTCGACGTGGTCGCCGACGGCCTGGGCGAACTCGGCCACTGGCTGGCCGAGTACCACCATCTCACCCACGCCGACACCTACGACGCCGATGCGGTCGCCGACGTGCAGACCAAGATCGAGGCCGCCAACGGCTGGGGCCTGGATCAGCGCGTCACCGAGACCCTCGACCGCCTGAGCCTGGACGGCGAAGGCCTGTTCTCCGGGCTGTCCGGCGGCATGAAGCGGCGCGTGCTGCTGGCGCGCGCGCTGGTGTCGTCGCCGGACCTGCTGCTGCTCGACGAACCGACCAACCACCTCGACATCGAAGCCATCGACTGGCTCGAACAATTCCTCAAGTCCTGGCAGGGCGCGCTGCTGTTCGTCACCCACGACCGGCGCTTCCTGCGCGCGCTGGCGACCCGCATCGTCGAAATCGACCGCGGCCAGGTCACCAGCTGGCCGGGCGACTGGGCCAACTACGTGCGTCGCCGCGAAGAACGGCTGCACGCCGAGTCGCAGGAGAACGCGCGTTTCGACAAGATGCTGGCGCAGGAAGAGGTGTGGATCCGCCAAGGCATCAAGGCCCGCCGCACCCGCGACGAAGGCCGCGTGCGCCGGCTCAAGGCGATGCGCAACGAACGCCAGGCGCGGCGCGACACGGTCGGCAACGTGCGCATGGAATTCGCCCAGTCCGAAGCCTCCGGCCGCAAGGTCGTGGAAGCCAAGGAGGTGTCGTTCGATTACGGCGGGCGGATCATGCTCGACAACATCTCCACCACGATCTTCCGCGGCGACCGGATCGGCCTGATCGGCCCCAACGGTAGCGGCAAGACCACCTTGCTCAAGGTCCTGCTGGGCGACCTGCAACCGACCGCCGGCGAAGTGCGCGAAGGCAGCAAGCTGCAGATCGCGTATTTCGACCAATACCGCGCGACCTTGCGCGAGGACTGGAACGCGATCGAGAACGTCGCCGAGGGCCGCGAATTCGTCGAGGTCGGCGGCAAGCAGAAGCACATCATCGGCTACCTGCAGGATTTCCTGTTCACCCCCGAACGCGCGCGCGCGCCGATCACCCGCCTGTCCGGCGGCGAGCGCAACCGCCTATTGCTGGCGAAGTTGTTCGCCCAGCCGTCCAACCTGATGGTGATGGACGAACCGACCAACGACCTGGACGTGGAAACGTTGGAGCTGCTCGAAGAGTTGCTCGGCGACTATCCGGGCACCTTGCTGTTGGTCAGCCACGACCGCGACTTCCTCGACAACGTGGTCACCTCGACCCTGGTCATGGAAGGCAACGGCCGGGTCGGCGAATACGTCGGCGGCTACAGCGACTGGTTGCGGCAGCGGCCGGTGGCGTCGATCGGCGCCAGCAAGGGCAGCCTCGTCGCCAAGGGCGCGGGGTCGAAATCCGAACCCGAGCCGGTGGCTGCGGCGCCGGTGGTGCCGGCCGCGCCCAAGCGCAAGCTCAGCTACAAGGACGCGCGCGAACTGGAGCAACTGCCGCTGAAGATCGAACAACTGGAAACCCGGTTGGCCGAACTGACCGCGCAGATGAATCAGCCGGCGTTCTATCAGCGCGATGCGGCGGCGATCAATGCGCATAACGCGAGCTTGGCGCAGACACAGGTCGAGTTGGATGCGGCGTTTGCGCGGTGGGCGGAGTTGGATGGGTGA
- a CDS encoding GNAT family N-acetyltransferase, translating into MNPAPSLRVVSHRDTDLHAAYCDYVAQVFTQADFRRWCEWRQWNEDYLAFCVFQDGRVVANASAMRMRLVIEGAHVDGWQLGAVGCLPQLRGRGLARTAMHAALAHCGDAPILLFANERVLDFYPRFGFAPAPQSLFALDWQAQPGSEQAPVLDLADPSVRAQFLRAAASARPVSERFGARDYGRTATWYAANGYASALHRLDEDVWVFAQAEDGVLTIEDVFASEPVDWPAAIGRLIDQPIRELRFGFTPERDWPQARVLGEEADAGLFVRNLAVPASPNRFALLART; encoded by the coding sequence ATGAATCCCGCACCGAGCTTGCGCGTGGTCAGCCACCGCGATACCGATCTTCATGCCGCGTACTGCGACTACGTCGCGCAGGTCTTCACCCAGGCCGACTTCCGCCGCTGGTGCGAATGGCGGCAGTGGAACGAGGACTATCTCGCGTTCTGTGTGTTTCAGGACGGACGCGTGGTCGCCAATGCCTCGGCGATGCGCATGCGGTTGGTGATCGAGGGCGCGCACGTCGACGGCTGGCAGCTCGGCGCGGTCGGTTGTCTGCCGCAATTGCGCGGGCGTGGCCTGGCCCGCACGGCGATGCACGCCGCGTTGGCGCATTGCGGCGACGCGCCGATATTGCTGTTCGCCAACGAACGGGTGCTCGATTTCTATCCGCGCTTCGGTTTCGCGCCCGCGCCGCAGAGCCTGTTCGCGCTCGACTGGCAGGCGCAGCCCGGGTCTGAGCAAGCGCCGGTGCTCGATCTGGCCGATCCGTCGGTGCGCGCGCAGTTCCTGCGCGCCGCCGCGTCGGCGCGGCCGGTCAGCGAGCGTTTCGGCGCGCGCGACTACGGCCGCACCGCGACCTGGTACGCCGCCAACGGCTACGCCAGCGCGCTGCACCGGCTGGATGAGGATGTCTGGGTCTTCGCCCAGGCCGAGGACGGGGTGCTGACGATCGAGGATGTGTTCGCCTCGGAGCCGGTCGATTGGCCGGCCGCGATCGGACGATTGATCGACCAGCCGATTCGCGAGTTGCGCTTCGGCTTCACGCCGGAGCGCGACTGGCCGCAGGCGCGGGTGCTCGGCGAGGAGGCCGATGCCGGCCTGTTCGTGCGCAATCTGGCGGTGCCGGCGTCGCCGAACCGGTTTGCGCTGCTGGCGCGGACCTGA
- the thpR gene encoding RNA 2',3'-cyclic phosphodiesterase, giving the protein MHQDSLFGAAPPVSTDLHRLFFALLPDDATRQRMASAAADIHTRHDGGGRLIGAHRYHLTLQFLGDAHEFQAERAQAAQAAAAEVVASAFELRLDRAGSFRNRSIPWWLGCGQTPAGLQTLFDRLGVALAKRGVRVEGGHSLTPHVTIVRDAAAALHPPVAIEAIDWWVAEFALIHSQLGARNAYTVLGQWSLHE; this is encoded by the coding sequence ATGCACCAGGACTCCCTGTTCGGCGCCGCGCCGCCCGTTTCGACCGACCTCCATCGCCTGTTCTTCGCGCTGTTGCCCGACGACGCGACGCGCCAGCGCATGGCGAGCGCGGCCGCCGACATCCACACCCGCCACGATGGCGGCGGCCGCCTGATCGGCGCGCATCGCTATCACCTGACCCTGCAGTTCCTCGGCGACGCCCACGAATTCCAGGCCGAGCGCGCGCAAGCGGCGCAGGCCGCGGCCGCCGAGGTGGTCGCGAGCGCGTTCGAACTGCGCCTGGATCGCGCTGGCAGTTTCCGCAATCGCTCGATCCCGTGGTGGCTGGGTTGCGGACAAACGCCGGCCGGTTTGCAGACCTTGTTCGACCGGCTCGGCGTCGCCCTGGCCAAGCGCGGCGTGCGGGTCGAAGGCGGGCACAGCCTGACCCCGCACGTGACCATCGTGCGCGATGCCGCCGCGGCGCTGCATCCGCCGGTCGCGATCGAGGCCATCGACTGGTGGGTCGCCGAGTTCGCCCTGATCCACAGCCAGCTCGGCGCGCGCAACGCCTACACCGTGCTGGGGCAGTGGTCGCTGCACGAGTGA
- a CDS encoding YaiI/YqxD family protein, which yields MTATASPQIWVDADACPVVIKEILFRAAERAQVPLTLVANQWLRTPPSRFIRAIQVLGGLDAADNEIVQRLAAGDLVVTQDIPLASLALEKGAVALNPRGDLYTRDNIAERLSVRNFMDELRGAGIQTGGPPAFHARDRQAFAAQLDRWLARRPR from the coding sequence ATGACCGCCACCGCTTCGCCGCAAATCTGGGTCGACGCCGACGCCTGCCCGGTCGTGATCAAGGAGATCCTGTTCCGCGCCGCCGAACGCGCGCAGGTGCCGCTGACTTTGGTCGCGAACCAGTGGCTGCGCACGCCGCCGTCGCGCTTCATCCGCGCCATCCAAGTGCTGGGCGGACTGGATGCGGCCGACAACGAAATCGTGCAGCGCCTCGCCGCCGGCGATCTGGTGGTGACTCAGGACATCCCGCTGGCCTCGCTGGCGCTGGAAAAAGGCGCGGTCGCGCTCAACCCGCGCGGCGACCTGTACACCCGCGACAACATCGCCGAGCGACTGTCGGTGCGCAATTTCATGGACGAACTGCGCGGCGCCGGCATCCAGACCGGCGGCCCGCCGGCCTTCCACGCGCGCGACCGGCAAGCCTTCGCCGCGCAACTCGATCGCTGGCTGGCGCGGCGCCCGCGTTGA
- a CDS encoding AraC family transcriptional regulator: protein MSDSGAYSTRHARGATLATHRHRAPYAALVLDGDYTETSLDGPLPCRPGTLILHPAYHAHGDRFGRLGASALNIELPETTLELAASAWQVHDLREACEVFARCPQRLPELLAIATPQAAAEQPDWQPALLRAMADSDDDIALLARRLGVSAEHASRALSRSYGMSPRALRREARWRRALHLLAGAQSLAEIAAAAGFADQSHLHRVVVAHAGCTPVQLRRQIKYVQDRRPALAA from the coding sequence ATGAGCGACAGCGGCGCCTACAGCACCCGCCATGCGCGCGGCGCGACCCTGGCGACCCATCGCCATCGCGCGCCTTACGCCGCGCTGGTGCTGGACGGCGACTACACCGAAACCAGTCTCGACGGCCCGCTGCCGTGTCGTCCGGGCACGCTGATATTGCATCCGGCGTATCACGCCCACGGCGATCGCTTCGGCCGGCTCGGCGCGAGCGCGCTGAACATCGAACTGCCCGAGACCACGCTCGAACTCGCCGCCAGCGCCTGGCAGGTGCACGACCTGCGCGAGGCGTGCGAGGTGTTCGCGCGTTGTCCGCAGCGCCTGCCCGAATTGCTGGCGATCGCCACGCCGCAGGCCGCCGCGGAACAACCCGACTGGCAGCCCGCGCTGCTGCGCGCGATGGCCGACAGCGACGACGACATCGCGCTGCTCGCGCGGCGCCTGGGCGTGTCGGCCGAACACGCCAGCCGCGCGCTCAGCCGCAGCTACGGCATGTCGCCGCGCGCCTTGCGTCGCGAAGCGCGCTGGCGCCGCGCGCTGCATCTGCTCGCTGGCGCGCAGTCGCTGGCCGAGATCGCCGCCGCCGCCGGTTTCGCCGACCAGAGCCATCTGCATCGCGTCGTCGTCGCCCATGCCGGCTGCACCCCGGTGCAGTTGCGGCGGCAGATCAAGTACGTACAAGACCGGCGCCCCGCGCTCGCCGCCTAA